The genomic region CGACGCCCTCGAGCGCGAAGGGCTCATCACCCGGGAACCCGACCCCGATGACCGGCGTGCCACGCTGCTCCGGCTCACGGCCGACAGCCGCGACCGGATGCACCGACTGCACGAGGCACAGAACCGGCTCGCCGAGGAGCTTCTGGCCCCTCTGCGATCCGAGGACCGGGCGGACCTCCACCGCGTCCTGAACCTGCTCAGAAGTACCGCCGAGCGTCCTGGCCCGGAGTGAGGGTCGCGACCGGGAACGGGATCAGGGACGGGACCAGGTCCGGCCCTTCGATGATGGGCCCGAATCCGTGGCCCGCCCACCGGTCGCACACCGGCTTCGCGAGCCACGGATTCAAGCGCCACCCCCACGGACGCTGAGCGACCAGCCCAGGCCGGAGGTCCGGGCGGAAGGGCTGCGGGCCCATGGCCCTCCGTTGAGGGTGGTAGCTCCGCGTGCCGCTCAGCGCTCCTCGGAGCGTTGGTGGGCGACGGGCAAGAGGGCTGCGGGCCGAAGGCCCCTCCGTTGAGGGTGGTAGCTCCGCGTGCCGCTCAGCGCTCCTCGGAGCGTTGGTGGGCGACGGGTGGGAAGGGGAGGGCGGACAGGGTCGGGAACAGCTCGGCCTCCTCGTAGTCGAGGTGGGCGATCAGCTCCGCGGACATCCGGTCGACCTCCGCGCGGAACCGCTCCGGGTCGGCGGTGGGCAGGTCGGCGATGAGCGCCTCCAGTTCGCCGCGCAGCCGGTCGACCGTGCGGTGCTCCTCCCGCAGCCGGTCCAGGGTCCGGGCCAGCTCCGGGTCGCTCTCCTCCAGCCGCGGGAACATCAGCTCCTCGCTGTCGTGGTGGAAGTGCAGTGACTCGCAGAAGGCCAGGCAGTGCTGGCGCAGCTGGAGGCTGAGACCCGGTGCCGGCGGGGCGCCGTCCGAGCGCTCGGCACGGTCGGCGAGGTAGGCCTCGGCCTCCGCCCGCACGTGCTCCAGCTGGCCGCGCAACCAGGCGTGGATCTCGACGAGCTTCTCCGCGAAGTTGGTGGCCGCCCCGGCGGCCTCCTCGTAGCGCTGTTCCAGGGCCACGACGGGCAGGATCCGGTCGGTCCCCTTCTGGTAGTCGCCATAGCCCGGGACCCGGCGCACGATCTCGTCGAACAGGCGGTCCCGGTCCGCGCCCTCGGTGGGCACGGCGACGGCGCCGAACGTCTCCGTGCCCAGCTCCACGGTGACCATGGGGTGGGCGAGGATGTTGCGGTACCAGTCCGGATGGCGGTCCGACCCCCCCGCCGAGCCGACGACCAGCAGGCGGCCCTCGACACGGACGAATCCCAGCGGGGTGGTGTGCTCCGTGCCGGACCGGGCGCCGACAGTGGTCAGCAACAAGAGGTCGCCGCCCTCGAACATGCCGCCGACACGGCCGCCGTTGGCGCGGAACTCCGCCACAACGGGAACGTTGAAGTCGCTGACGTGCGGTTCGGCGGGGGCATACGGGTTCTGGGTCAATGTTCTCCCTCAGGTGTGATCGCTCATGGTGTGGGTGGCGCGACCGCCCCGAAGACACCCGCGGCGGCCCGGCACACGGCGGTGCGGGGCACGGGTGAGGTGTGTGGGAGTCCCGGGCACACGTGTGGCCGGGAGGTCCGTGGGTTCGGGGAGGCCGCGAAGGCTCGGCGCGTCAGGACGTGGTCACAGTGCACAGGTCACTGGCCACGCCTCCGGCTCAGATGCGGTGCGCGGTGTGTGTACTCACAGTGCGGCTCCCCGGATGTTCGTGGTGCCTCCATACCCACCGACCGGCCCACTGCTTCTGGTCGGAGGCACGCGACACGCGAACAACGTACACGACCGCCGTTGGTAGGGCCAGCCCTAGCGAGAACAGGCCCGCCAGGGCCATGGGGCGGGCGCCCCGATCTCCGTAGCTTCGTGGACACACGGATCGAGAGGACCGGTGAGTCACCGTGACCCACGACGTCGGGAGTACCAAGGCCGCTCCCTCCCCCGCCCGCTCGCTCGCGCCCGACCTCGCGCGCGGGTTCATGCTGTTGTTCATCGCCCTGGCCAACGCGCAGTTCTTCCTGATCGGCCCCGACCCGGTGCGGACGGTGGCCGACCAGGCCGTCGCGCTCGTCCAGTCCACCCTCGTCAACGGGCGCGCGATCGCGTTGTTCGCCCTCGTCTTCGGCTACGGCATGGTGCGGATCCTGGAACGGGTCCGCGCCCAGGGCGGCGGATGGGTGCATGCCCGGGTGCTGCTGCGCCGCCGCGGGTGGGTGCTGTTGGCGATCGGCTTCGCGCACGCCGCCCTGTTCCTGCCGGTGGACATCGTCGGCACCTACGGGCTGGCCGTTCTGGTCTTCGTCGGACTGCTCCGCGCCGGCGACAGGACCCTGCTGTGGACGGCCGGCCTGGTCGCCGCGTTCTCCGCCGCGCTCGACACCGCCCTGGTGGTCCTGCTGACCTCCGGTGGCGGGGACGCATCGATCAGCGCGCCGTCGTTGTCGCAGGAGGTGTTCCGGCTCGCGGTCCTCGAACGTGTCCAGGAGTGGTTGCTCTACACACCGGTCACGCTGCTCCTGGTCGCCCTGCCGATGATCCTGCTCGGGGTGTGGGCGGGTCGGCGGCGCCTCCTGGAGGAGCCCGGGCGGCACCGGGCGCTGCTGGTGCGCACGGCGGTGATCGGGCTCGGTGCCGCGGTGGCCGTCGGGCTGCCGGACGCCCTCGCCGGCGCCCACCTGGTACCCGAGGCGTCACCGCTCACGGCGGCACTGCTGGCGGTCGCGCACGACCTCGCGGGCTGGCCCGGCGGCCTGGGCTGGGCGGCCGTCCTCGCCCTGGTGGCCTGGCGGTGGCAGGAGCGGCGCGGTCCGGTCGTGCGCGCTGTGGCGGCGGTCGGGGAGCGGTCGCTGACCTGCTACCTGGCCCAGTCGGTGGTGTTCACGCTCGTGTTCGCGCCCTACGCGGGAGGGCTGGGCGCGACGCTCGGCGCGACCGGCGCCGCGGCGGTGGCGGTCGCGACCTGGTCGTGCACCGTGGTCCTGGCCGAGGCTCTGCGCCGCACCGGCCGCCGGGGTCCGGCGGAGGTGCTGCTGCGGCGCCTCACCTACGCCCGAACGCGGCACAGTCCCGCGCCGTGAGGGCGGGCGCCGGCTCCGGGAGTCCCCGGAGCCGGCGTGTCGGCGTGTCGGCGGGCCAGGGGCCCGGGCGGGAACCGCGGCCGCCGGTCAGGCGCAGGGGGCGTACTTGGTGATGAAGTTCCCCTGGCCGGAGACCTGCATCTCGCCGCGCAGCCGGGAGTTCTTCGTGTTCGAGAAGTACGCGGACGTGTAGTCCCCGCTGCCCACGCGGCGCCAGGAGGACGGGTACGACGACCAGCCGCTGTTGCCGTGCACGCGGAACCGCACGCTGATCGTCGATCCGCTCCTCTTGGTGTAGGAGACCCGGGCCGCCGTGCAGTTCGAGGTGACGATCTTCAGGGTCCCGCTGCTGAGGTAGCCCAGCCCGGTGCCCATGGTCGAAACTCCGGAGTCCCCGGAGTCCCCGGCCTCCTCGGCGGTCTCCTCCAGGTACTCGTCGACGTCCTCGTACTCGCCCTCGGTTCCGAGTTCGACGATGTCGTGGTCGTTGGTCACCAGGATCTCGACCTCCTCCACCGATGTTCCGGACGGCGCCGCCGCGTTCGCCGCGGGGACCGCCACCAGGGCGGGGAGGAGCAGTGCGGCCGACGCCGACACGGTCACACGGCGGGTCAGGGTCTTGATGAGGCTCATCATCACTTCTCTCAGTCAGGGGGAACCGCGAGTCGGGTGATCGGGGGGAAGAGCGGGTCGGCCGGCACTGCATGGGGTATTCCGGCCACAATCCACCCAGACCACCACGACCGTACGGCATCCGGTGCGAACTCCCCACCACCCCTCAGATCGCCGCATCGTATCGGCGTGTCCCCGCCGACCGCGGCGGAACAGCGCAACGACGAAGGCCCCGCTCCCGCACTCATGCGCGGGAGCGGGGCCCGACCGGGACGACGCCGGTGACCGCGTGCTCGTGGCCGTGTGCTCGTGGCCGTGGCCGGATCCGGCCGGAACGGTTCAGGACACCTCGGAGGAGGTCCGGCCCGACGCGGCGCGACCGCCCGCGGCGGCCCCCTCCGCCCCGGCCGCCGCCCGGCGGTGGCGGCGCCGCAGCACGAACAGCCCCATGAACAGGCTGACCGCCATGACCACCGCCATGAACACCAGGAAGCCCACCGCGCCCACCTGCGGGCTGACGATCAGCGGAATCGCGGCCGCGGTGATGAGCCCGCCGCCGAAGAACGGTTCGAAGATGAGCTGCTTGTACCCGAACGCCGGGTAGGCCGGGGTCTTCAGCTCCGGGTCGACGACACGCATCAGCACCAGGCCCGTGGCGGTGACGCCGAGGGACTGCCCGAACTCGCCGATACCGCGCTCGAACCAGTGGCTGGGCATCATCCGCGGCGCCAGGAACAGGAACGCGAACACGCACCACAGCACACCGGCCACGGTCAGCAGGGCGAAGGCGGCGAAGTTGTCGGCGATGGCTTGCAGCGACAGCGTCGCCATCGCGGCGATGATCAGCACGTCCAGGGAGAAGCCCTGCACCCGCTCGACCGTCTTCTCGTCCACGATGCCGTTCCTGTCGAACCGGTCGATGAACAGCTGCAGCACGATGCCGCCGATCATCGCCATGGGGAACAGCGGCACGTAGGCCATGACCTCGATCCGGTCGGCTCACAGGGCCTGCTCCACCGCCTGCAGCCCCATCAGGAGCAGCTGGCCGATGAGCACGGCGACGGCGACCAGGCCGAAGTGCAGGGTCAGCGGGTCCATGGACGACGGGTGGATCGTCATGACCGATCCGGAGGAGCGCTTCTCGCGCTCGACCAGGCCGGCCTGCTCGTTGGCGGTGCCCTTGGAGCCGGCGTCGATGACGCTGGCCTTGCCGCGGCGCGCGCCCCAGTTGATCAGCACGATGCCGACGATGATCCCCGACAGCAGGCCGACGGTGGCCATGCCCAGGGCCAGGTCCTGGCCCTCGGCCCAGCCGACCTCGGCGAAGGTG from Nocardiopsis aegyptia harbors:
- a CDS encoding nitroreductase/quinone reductase family protein, giving the protein MTQNPYAPAEPHVSDFNVPVVAEFRANGGRVGGMFEGGDLLLLTTVGARSGTEHTTPLGFVRVEGRLLVVGSAGGSDRHPDWYRNILAHPMVTVELGTETFGAVAVPTEGADRDRLFDEIVRRVPGYGDYQKGTDRILPVVALEQRYEEAAGAATNFAEKLVEIHAWLRGQLEHVRAEAEAYLADRAERSDGAPPAPGLSLQLRQHCLAFCESLHFHHDSEELMFPRLEESDPELARTLDRLREEHRTVDRLRGELEALIADLPTADPERFRAEVDRMSAELIAHLDYEEAELFPTLSALPFPPVAHQRSEER
- a CDS encoding DUF418 domain-containing protein, whose protein sequence is MTHDVGSTKAAPSPARSLAPDLARGFMLLFIALANAQFFLIGPDPVRTVADQAVALVQSTLVNGRAIALFALVFGYGMVRILERVRAQGGGWVHARVLLRRRGWVLLAIGFAHAALFLPVDIVGTYGLAVLVFVGLLRAGDRTLLWTAGLVAAFSAALDTALVVLLTSGGGDASISAPSLSQEVFRLAVLERVQEWLLYTPVTLLLVALPMILLGVWAGRRRLLEEPGRHRALLVRTAVIGLGAAVAVGLPDALAGAHLVPEASPLTAALLAVAHDLAGWPGGLGWAAVLALVAWRWQERRGPVVRAVAAVGERSLTCYLAQSVVFTLVFAPYAGGLGATLGATGAAAVAVATWSCTVVLAEALRRTGRRGPAEVLLRRLTYARTRHSPAP